Proteins found in one Thermococcus sp. genomic segment:
- a CDS encoding nucleotide pyrophosphohydrolase, with protein MDFRELEERVVAFRNARDWAKYHTSKNLAISAAVELGELLEHFQWESDGEILEAVKNPAKKEAIADEIADVVIYLTLLAHELGIDAGRAVERKLRKNEGKYPEK; from the coding sequence ATGGACTTCCGGGAGCTTGAGGAGAGGGTTGTTGCCTTTCGAAACGCACGGGACTGGGCGAAGTATCACACCTCCAAAAACCTTGCCATCTCTGCCGCTGTCGAGCTGGGGGAACTCCTTGAGCACTTCCAGTGGGAAAGTGATGGGGAGATACTTGAGGCCGTGAAGAACCCGGCCAAGAAGGAAGCCATAGCGGACGAAATAGCCGACGTCGTGATTTACCTAACCCTCCTCGCCCACGAACTGGGCATAGACGCTGGCAGAGCAGTTGAGAGGAAGCTAAGGAAGAACGAGGGGAAGTATCCAGAAAAATAA
- a CDS encoding glycoside hydrolase family 38 C-terminal domain-containing protein yields the protein MASEKELRRRLDIPDDAEKVLIFTESSHWDPNWLYTSKEYFKRFVQKNLDMAVGEFQKEPRRIYSVENVFFLKMYWDCNPEKRDIIRDLINEGRLRLMSSAVTSADTILPRVEAILRDMLIGQEWLRSNGIAREPKLAYFPDSFGASPFLPSILNAAGFDRTAITRLDGMYFPGCDLEPKWRFPRPGSSAELLLKKERSLDFVWRDKNGGEVLAHWNAFTYGQGDMLAYLGISRVYLARLAISLRTGWHIARRIHQYVKALSPFSRTPYMLCPIGFDFVEPIPDLISLLDLYNREYYPKTGIWVVNAGLDDYLALVENYRERLPVLELDPNPYWTGFYTSRPKLKKRCYLLLEKLLLAEKLAFLPENRGAEKRILQELEEPWWCAAVSNHHDFITGTSTDRVVEGEQIPCLERVIKTADEVIENLTPPLKKEHKDNGLSPPKWFRDGDKILIETAHYRIETDESRGGAITDLRFKDGVPLLTGASNDLVSYRDSGGLWRMGYEFLGGVWKESMKASNNRVKVEVVEHDGAVEVLSSTQLNGEEILRGVWIENDSPLIYFRVEGKIREGYSLTVRFTTTVSSERISMHAPGGVVDRPWGKIYSPTFWPLHRFAHIRDDSTGHGIAILQPFPGAISYSPEGKIELVAMRSAARERAFGILGIPGNPVSAHKHERYEYEYAVLFTKRGDWRENKIHVLAKNLSTPWRDAEEEDLLKIADSVVEADPSDVEVVAVKPASRGDGVIVRLYAPFVPEKTVKITPSFGVAKAFLCDARERDVEGLKVENNSVLVKMPGSIATIRLIQEERRL from the coding sequence ATGGCCTCGGAAAAGGAGCTCCGCAGGAGACTTGACATACCCGATGACGCGGAGAAGGTTCTGATCTTCACTGAATCGAGCCACTGGGACCCAAACTGGCTTTATACATCGAAGGAGTACTTCAAAAGGTTCGTTCAGAAGAACCTTGACATGGCAGTAGGCGAGTTCCAGAAAGAGCCCCGTCGGATTTACTCGGTCGAGAACGTCTTCTTTTTGAAGATGTACTGGGACTGCAACCCGGAAAAGAGAGACATCATTAGAGACCTCATTAACGAGGGGCGCCTTCGCCTCATGAGCAGCGCAGTCACCTCTGCAGATACGATTCTTCCAAGGGTGGAAGCTATTTTGAGGGACATGCTGATAGGACAGGAGTGGCTTCGCTCGAACGGCATTGCCCGGGAGCCCAAACTCGCCTATTTCCCGGACAGTTTTGGTGCGTCCCCATTTCTTCCCTCTATCCTTAACGCCGCCGGATTCGACCGCACAGCCATCACGCGCCTGGACGGGATGTACTTTCCGGGATGCGACCTTGAACCAAAATGGCGCTTTCCCCGCCCCGGCTCCAGCGCGGAACTGCTCCTCAAAAAAGAAAGGAGTCTCGACTTCGTGTGGCGTGACAAAAACGGAGGGGAAGTCTTAGCCCACTGGAACGCCTTCACCTATGGCCAGGGAGATATGCTCGCCTACCTTGGAATAAGCCGCGTCTACCTTGCGAGACTGGCGATCTCCCTGCGAACCGGCTGGCACATAGCGCGGAGAATCCACCAATACGTCAAAGCCCTTTCTCCCTTCAGCCGAACCCCTTACATGCTCTGTCCCATAGGCTTTGATTTTGTTGAACCCATCCCGGATTTAATTTCTCTGCTCGACCTCTATAACAGGGAATATTACCCCAAAACGGGAATATGGGTTGTGAATGCTGGCCTTGACGATTACCTCGCGCTTGTTGAGAACTACAGGGAACGGCTCCCGGTTTTGGAACTCGATCCCAACCCGTACTGGACCGGGTTCTACACATCGAGACCAAAGCTCAAGAAGCGCTGCTACCTTCTCCTTGAAAAGCTCCTCCTCGCGGAAAAACTTGCCTTTCTCCCGGAAAACCGCGGCGCAGAGAAAAGAATCCTGCAGGAGCTTGAAGAACCCTGGTGGTGTGCGGCGGTTTCCAACCACCACGATTTCATCACCGGAACTTCCACGGATAGAGTGGTCGAGGGGGAGCAGATCCCCTGCCTTGAGCGGGTGATAAAGACGGCCGATGAAGTTATCGAGAACCTCACGCCGCCCCTGAAAAAAGAACACAAAGATAACGGCTTATCTCCCCCCAAATGGTTCAGAGATGGAGATAAAATCCTCATCGAAACGGCCCATTACAGAATCGAAACCGACGAGTCCCGCGGCGGCGCCATCACCGACCTCAGGTTCAAGGATGGTGTTCCCCTCTTAACAGGCGCCTCAAATGACCTCGTAAGCTACCGCGATTCAGGCGGCCTGTGGAGGATGGGGTACGAATTCCTCGGAGGAGTATGGAAAGAGTCCATGAAGGCCAGCAACAACAGGGTAAAGGTTGAGGTTGTTGAGCACGATGGCGCAGTTGAAGTCCTGAGCTCTACTCAACTCAACGGCGAGGAGATTTTAAGGGGAGTGTGGATAGAAAACGATTCTCCCCTGATTTACTTCCGCGTTGAGGGGAAGATTAGGGAAGGCTACTCCCTGACCGTCCGCTTCACGACGACGGTATCCTCGGAGAGGATTTCAATGCACGCCCCCGGCGGAGTCGTGGATCGCCCCTGGGGGAAAATCTACAGTCCCACCTTCTGGCCACTCCATCGTTTTGCCCACATACGGGACGACTCAACCGGGCACGGAATCGCCATCCTTCAGCCTTTTCCGGGTGCGATCTCTTACAGCCCCGAGGGAAAAATTGAACTTGTGGCGATGAGGAGCGCCGCCCGGGAGAGGGCTTTCGGGATCCTCGGCATCCCCGGAAACCCAGTTAGTGCCCACAAACATGAGAGGTACGAGTACGAATACGCGGTTCTTTTCACAAAACGTGGCGACTGGAGGGAGAACAAAATTCACGTCTTGGCGAAGAACTTGTCCACGCCATGGAGGGACGCTGAAGAGGAGGATTTGCTCAAAATCGCCGATTCGGTGGTGGAAGCAGACCCTTCAGATGTTGAAGTTGTGGCAGTAAAACCGGCTTCACGGGGAGACGGGGTAATAGTCAGGCTGTATGCACCCTTTGTCCCGGAAAAAACGGTTAAAATAACGCCCAGCTTCGGCGTGGCAAAGGCTTTCCTTTGCGATGCCCGGGAGCGCGATGTAGAAGGGCTGAAAGTGGAGAATAACAGCGTCCTTGTAAAAATGCCCGGTTCCATAGCCACGATAAGGTTAATCCAGGAGGAGCGGCGTTTATAG
- a CDS encoding HIT family protein, with protein MKCPFCNPDKCAILYEDGLIRILMDSYPANRGHLLVVPVKHTEGGEGLEEEEKLALLRGTELAMEKIKEVLSPDAFNVGINLGEAAGQTVHHLHIHVIPRWKGDCRHPRGGIRKAVLDLEDENLSMKERWERNRMSEEEAGQLRKAFWTNLSLLD; from the coding sequence ATGAAATGTCCGTTCTGCAACCCAGACAAGTGTGCGATCCTCTACGAGGATGGGCTGATAAGGATACTGATGGATTCCTACCCCGCAAACAGGGGGCATCTGCTGGTAGTTCCAGTGAAGCACACCGAAGGAGGGGAGGGACTAGAGGAAGAAGAGAAGCTGGCCCTGCTTAGAGGAACAGAGCTCGCCATGGAGAAGATAAAGGAAGTCCTGAGTCCCGACGCGTTCAACGTTGGGATTAATCTTGGAGAAGCGGCCGGCCAGACGGTTCATCACCTGCACATCCACGTGATACCGAGGTGGAAGGGAGATTGCAGGCATCCACGTGGGGGGATTAGGAAAGCCGTTCTGGACCTAGAAGATGAAAATCTCAGCATGAAGGAGAGGTGGGAACGGAATAGAATGAGCGAGGAAGAGGCGGGGCAACTCAGGAAGGCATTTTGGACTAATCTTTCGTTGCTGGATTAA
- the psmA gene encoding archaeal proteasome endopeptidase complex subunit alpha: MAFVPPQAGYDRAITVFSPDGRLFQVNYAREAVKRGATAVGVKWADGVVLAVEKRITSKLIEPSSYEKIFQIDDHIAAAPSGIIADARVLVDRARVEAQVYRLTYGEPVPLNVLVKKICDLKQAHTQYGGVRPFGAALLMAGVNERPELYETDPSGAYFEWKAVAIGSGRNTAMAIFEEHYSDDIDLEGAAKLAILALAKTIEEPSAEGIEVAYITTKEKQWKKLPKDKVKEYLGEVLKELKEEEVEEKSEDYSELDQNY; the protein is encoded by the coding sequence ATGGCGTTTGTACCACCACAGGCAGGTTACGACAGGGCTATTACGGTTTTCAGCCCTGATGGAAGGCTTTTCCAGGTAAACTACGCAAGGGAAGCGGTAAAACGCGGCGCCACTGCCGTTGGTGTTAAATGGGCGGACGGTGTGGTGCTCGCGGTTGAGAAGAGGATAACGAGCAAGTTGATTGAGCCGAGCAGCTACGAAAAGATCTTTCAGATAGACGATCACATAGCCGCCGCCCCAAGCGGTATAATAGCCGACGCCCGCGTTCTCGTTGACAGGGCCAGGGTTGAGGCTCAGGTTTACCGCCTGACCTACGGGGAGCCGGTTCCACTCAACGTTCTCGTGAAGAAGATCTGCGACCTCAAGCAGGCCCACACCCAGTACGGGGGTGTTAGACCCTTTGGAGCTGCCCTTCTGATGGCGGGCGTAAACGAGAGACCTGAGCTCTACGAAACGGACCCCAGTGGAGCGTACTTTGAATGGAAGGCGGTCGCTATAGGCAGCGGCAGAAACACAGCCATGGCGATATTTGAAGAGCACTACTCCGATGATATTGACCTAGAAGGGGCTGCAAAGCTCGCCATTCTTGCACTGGCCAAGACTATTGAGGAGCCGAGCGCTGAGGGCATAGAGGTCGCGTACATAACAACGAAGGAGAAGCAGTGGAAGAAACTTCCCAAGGATAAGGTCAAAGAGTACCTTGGTGAGGTCCTCAAGGAGCTCAAGGAAGAGGAAGTTGAGGAGAAGTCCGAGGACTACTCCGAGCTCGACCAGAACTACTGA
- a CDS encoding ribosome assembly factor SBDS, whose product MPISIDKAVIARLRTHGEVFEIMVDPYLAKDFKEGREIPIEEILATPYVFKDAHKGDKASEHEMEKIFGTSDPYEVARTILLKGEVQLTQEQRKQMLEEKRRYIATVIHRHAVDPRTGFPHPVERILKAMDEAGVHVDLFKDVDAQIPGIIKALRPILPIKMEMKVIAVKVPSDYVGKAYGEVRKFGTVKREEWTNDGSWMFTIEIPGGIEEEFYEKLNALTKGAALTKLIERKGL is encoded by the coding sequence GTGCCGATAAGCATCGACAAGGCAGTGATCGCACGGTTAAGGACGCACGGGGAAGTTTTTGAGATAATGGTCGACCCGTACCTTGCAAAGGACTTTAAAGAGGGCAGGGAGATCCCCATAGAGGAGATCCTTGCCACACCCTACGTTTTTAAGGACGCACACAAGGGAGACAAGGCCAGTGAGCACGAGATGGAGAAGATCTTCGGGACCAGCGATCCTTACGAGGTCGCCAGAACGATACTTCTCAAGGGCGAGGTTCAGCTGACCCAGGAGCAGAGGAAGCAGATGCTTGAGGAGAAACGGAGGTACATCGCAACCGTTATACACAGGCACGCAGTGGATCCGAGGACGGGGTTTCCTCACCCAGTGGAGAGGATCCTCAAGGCAATGGATGAGGCCGGCGTTCACGTTGATCTCTTCAAGGACGTCGACGCTCAGATACCTGGTATCATCAAAGCCCTGCGCCCCATACTGCCGATCAAGATGGAGATGAAGGTTATCGCCGTCAAGGTTCCAAGCGACTACGTGGGAAAGGCCTACGGCGAAGTACGAAAATTTGGGACTGTCAAGCGCGAGGAATGGACCAACGACGGCTCCTGGATGTTCACCATAGAGATTCCAGGTGGGATTGAGGAGGAATTTTATGAGAAGCTTAACGCCCTTACCAAGGGCGCCGCTTTAACCAAACTTATAGAGAGGAAGGGACTATGA
- the rrp4 gene encoding exosome complex RNA-binding protein Rrp4, producing MRRIFVKPRELVVPGTLLAQGPFKNGRGTFKEGNRVYSTVVGLVEIRNDAIRVIPLEGPYIPEVGDNVIGKIVDVRFSNWSVGIGAPYEANLRVQDATEERIDVVKTDLRRIFDIGDVIYAKIKAYNEINQIDLTTRGMPFRGGPLRGGQIVKITPYKVPRLIGKGGSMINMIKKLTGTRIIVGQNGWVWVSGRNEELEKLAIEAVLKVERESHTQGLTDRVKEFLLSRLRELKEGGIVEEIPQLDEGNEKEGEET from the coding sequence ATGAGACGGATTTTTGTAAAACCCCGGGAACTGGTGGTTCCAGGAACCCTGCTGGCCCAGGGCCCATTTAAGAACGGAAGAGGGACGTTTAAGGAAGGAAACAGGGTGTACTCAACCGTGGTGGGCCTGGTTGAGATACGGAACGACGCCATACGTGTTATACCCCTTGAGGGGCCGTACATACCTGAAGTGGGGGATAACGTGATAGGAAAGATCGTGGACGTCAGGTTCTCCAACTGGAGCGTTGGCATAGGCGCCCCCTACGAGGCTAACCTGCGCGTTCAGGACGCCACCGAGGAACGCATAGACGTGGTTAAGACGGACCTCAGGAGGATATTCGATATAGGCGATGTAATCTATGCCAAGATAAAGGCCTACAACGAGATAAACCAGATTGACCTGACGACTAGAGGGATGCCCTTCAGGGGAGGGCCACTTAGGGGAGGTCAAATCGTGAAGATAACTCCGTACAAGGTTCCCCGCCTCATCGGAAAAGGGGGTTCAATGATCAACATGATCAAGAAGCTGACGGGGACCAGGATAATAGTCGGTCAGAACGGCTGGGTCTGGGTCAGCGGAAGGAATGAAGAGCTCGAAAAACTTGCTATAGAAGCAGTTTTGAAGGTCGAACGCGAGAGCCACACCCAGGGACTGACGGACAGGGTCAAGGAGTTTTTACTATCAAGGCTCAGGGAGCTTAAGGAAGGGGGAATTGTTGAGGAGATACCGCAGCTTGATGAAGGAAACGAGAAAGAGGGTGAAGAGACATGA
- the rrp41 gene encoding exosome complex exonuclease Rrp41, translating into MMGRPEGLKLIDENGRRVDGRKKYELRPIKMEVNVLKNADGSAYVEWGKNKVLAAVYGPREIHPKHLQRPDKAILRVRYNMAPFSVEERKKPGPDRRSVEISKVIRGALEPALILEMFPRTSIDVFIEVLQADAGTRVAGITAASLALADAGIPMRDLVAACAAGKIDGQIVLDLNKDEDNYGESDIPVAIMPLKNDITLLQMDGYLTKEEFVEAVRLAIKGAKAVYQKQREALREKYLAVAQEVAGNE; encoded by the coding sequence ATGATGGGTAGACCTGAAGGGTTAAAGCTCATAGACGAGAACGGTAGAAGGGTTGATGGCAGGAAGAAGTACGAACTCAGGCCCATCAAGATGGAGGTAAACGTTCTGAAGAACGCTGATGGGTCTGCGTACGTTGAGTGGGGTAAGAACAAGGTTCTTGCCGCTGTTTACGGACCGAGGGAAATTCACCCGAAGCACCTTCAGAGGCCGGACAAAGCTATACTCCGTGTGAGGTACAACATGGCCCCCTTCAGCGTTGAGGAGAGGAAGAAACCCGGTCCTGACAGGAGGAGTGTTGAGATAAGTAAGGTCATTAGGGGTGCCCTTGAACCGGCCCTCATCCTTGAAATGTTCCCCAGAACCTCCATAGATGTATTTATTGAGGTTCTGCAGGCAGATGCGGGTACCCGCGTGGCAGGGATAACCGCTGCATCCCTTGCGCTGGCGGACGCCGGAATCCCTATGAGGGACCTGGTCGCGGCGTGCGCGGCGGGGAAGATAGATGGTCAGATAGTCCTTGACCTCAACAAGGACGAGGACAACTACGGTGAATCGGATATCCCGGTCGCAATAATGCCCCTGAAGAACGACATAACCCTTCTCCAGATGGATGGGTACCTCACCAAGGAAGAATTCGTGGAGGCGGTAAGGCTCGCGATCAAGGGTGCAAAGGCGGTGTATCAGAAGCAGAGGGAAGCCCTCAGGGAGAAGTACTTAGCCGTTGCCCAGGAGGTGGCCGGAAATGAGTGA
- the rrp42 gene encoding exosome complex protein Rrp42: MSDGEVMASIMRDHILALLKEGKRVDGRGLGEYRDLEVRTGVIQKAEGSAWVKLGNTQVLVGVKVDVGEPFPDLPDRGVITTNVELVPLASPGFEPGPPDENAIELARVVDRGIRESQAVELENLVIVPGKLVRVVFVDVHVLDHDGNLLDASGIGAIAALLSTKIPKVEYNEETGEVQVLDEYEPLPVKRVPVPVTFAKIGANMLVDPSLDEERVMDGRLTVTTDENGMISSVQKGNGGSFKLEEVMYAIDVAVKASSGIRERILAAVKGG; encoded by the coding sequence ATGAGTGATGGGGAAGTTATGGCAAGTATAATGCGCGACCACATACTTGCACTGCTTAAAGAGGGCAAGCGCGTTGACGGTCGTGGTCTGGGGGAATATCGCGATCTTGAGGTGAGGACAGGGGTCATACAGAAGGCGGAGGGCTCCGCCTGGGTGAAGCTCGGCAACACACAGGTTCTTGTTGGGGTTAAAGTTGACGTTGGGGAGCCGTTCCCGGACCTTCCGGATAGGGGGGTCATAACAACGAACGTGGAGCTGGTTCCTCTGGCCTCCCCAGGCTTTGAACCCGGCCCTCCGGATGAAAATGCTATTGAACTCGCGCGCGTGGTTGATAGGGGCATCAGGGAGAGCCAGGCCGTTGAACTGGAGAATCTTGTCATAGTTCCTGGCAAGCTGGTGCGGGTTGTGTTTGTTGACGTCCACGTCCTTGACCACGACGGCAACCTCCTCGACGCCAGCGGCATAGGGGCGATAGCGGCCCTTCTAAGCACCAAGATCCCAAAGGTCGAGTACAACGAGGAAACAGGGGAAGTCCAGGTTCTTGATGAATACGAGCCCCTCCCTGTTAAGAGAGTGCCCGTGCCAGTCACGTTCGCGAAGATAGGGGCCAACATGCTCGTGGACCCCAGCCTTGATGAAGAGCGCGTCATGGACGGGAGGTTAACGGTGACTACTGACGAGAACGGAATGATATCCTCCGTCCAGAAGGGCAATGGTGGGTCTTTCAAGCTTGAAGAGGTCATGTACGCCATAGACGTCGCCGTAAAAGCTTCCTCAGGTATAAGGGAAAGGATCCTTGCCGCAGTTAAGGGGGGGTAA